The following DNA comes from Actinopolyspora halophila DSM 43834.
CACGCTGACCTCACCCGAGGCCACCGAATCCGCGGCCACGATGCTGGGCGAGGTAGCGGAGTACCTCTACCGGTCCACGGAAAAGAGGGGAGCGCGCACCGCGCTGCCGGATCTGCCCAGCGCGTACTCGCTGGTCGGCGGCGTCGCCAAGGCGAAAAACCCCGCGGTTGACATGGACAAACAGCTGAAGCAGGCAGTGAACGCACTGGCCGAGGCGCAGGGCCGCCTCCAGAAGGTGCATCAGCTACTCGGGCGGCTGCGCACAAGCAGCGTCCCCGACGACGAAGACGAAACCGAGGACGACGTCGAGCGCGATTGAGGACCAGCCGACCGGCACGGAGCTCTGCTTGGACGGCTCACTTCGTGCCCGGTCGGTGGCCACTCCCACGGATAGGAGCAGCACGAATGTATCGAACCGCAGACAACGGAACCATCACCGACCTTCCGGGCTATCGGGTGATCACGGTGCTGATCCGGCTGCACGGGATCACTGAGGAATCCGATCCCGTGGAGATGTCCCTACCTGTCGCCGGCGAGGCGGAGGAACGGCTGCAGCAGATCGCTCGATCCACCGCCGCACTTGCCGAAGAGATCACTGGCCAGAAACCGCTGGTGGCCCGGTGGGGCTCCCACTCGGACACAGCGGGACTCGTCGTGCGGGACTATCCCGCCTTCGAGGACACCGGCCACGTTTCCGCCAATGCCTACGTGGTGGCCGAGTACGCCGCCACCGAGCAATAACCGGACAAAAGGAACAGCAATGGACTCCGTTGACCCCTCCGTGCCGGATCCGGCCGAGCTGCCGCACCTGACCAACGCCGACGTGCTCGCGCTCTACCGGATCATCGACGAGGTCGACCGGCTCGCCCGTCGGGACGCCTACGCCGCCACGATGAAGGCCGCTAAAACCATCGACGCGCTGTCCAACAAGAAAGCCAGGAAAACGGCCGCCAGCTGGGCGGCCGACCGCTGGCCCGGCGTCTGAGTGCACATCGTCGCGGGCGGGCCGAGCTCCCGCCCGCGGCCTCTTCCACATCCACCAGACGATCCGAGGGAGACACGATGGGACTGTTCACCTCCCGCACCGAGATCACCGTCACCCCCGAGCAGAACCGGCTGATCGCGGCCGCCCACGAGGTGGGCCACGTGGCGCTGTTCCGCGCCGGGGGCTACACCGTGCGGAAAGCCTGGATCACCACCGCCGGCGACCGTGTCGGCGGCGAAACCGACGTCGTCGACGACCTTACCCCCGAGCCGGGCTACGTGGCCGGGCTGCTGGCCGGGCACGCCGCAACGGCGCTGTGGTTCGAGCTCGAGTACGGACTGGCCCGGTGGCAGGCCATCGACACGGCCAGTGTCCGAGCCGAGCACGACTACACACTGGTCACCAAGCTCGCCCGCCGGCACCGCATCGATCAACAGGCGGCCTACCGGCGGGCCGAAACGATGCTGCGCCGCGACTGGAAACGGACGATGCATGCGACCCGCAAGCTCGCCGACTGCGGCTCACTGGACGCCAAGAAACTGATCCGCTAACCCCCACCCACACCACTTACGGGAGGACCTCATGCCCGGTAGGCGCATCTACACCACCGTCAGCCAGCACCCGACCCGCGGCGGCCGCGAGGCCGTGCTCACCGCGTGGTCCCGCTGCGACTGCGGCGCCGACGTATGGCTGGAGGCCCACGGGGCCCGCGGCGAGACCGCGGTGCTGACCGGAAAGTGCCCCGAGTGCCCGACCGGGGTCTGGACCCAGCACACCGTCCGCTGACCGCTGACCACCACCCGAAGGGAGACGACGACCATGCCCGAGATCGACGGCGAGCCGGTCTGCGCCCTGTGCGGCGCGCCGCTGCCTGCACCGGCCACCTACTGTTCGGCCGACTGCGAGGAGGCCGCCACCGGAGACGAGCTCGAGCCGCCCCAGCGCTACGGCTTCGGCGGCTGAGTAGTGCTGCAGTAGCAGATAATCCTCTTATCAACCCCTCACAGCCGACCAGCACCGAGCACGGCCCCGCACTCTCCGGAGAGCGGGGCCGTTTTCCTGCGCTGACCCTGCGCACGGCTGTGTGTAGAGTTTCTTCTCTTGGTCGCTGCCGTGGCCAGCACGTCACCCTCCGAGGCGTCCCTGCCGCACCGCGCGGGTATCGCGGTCAGAACTTTGGCGGTTCCGCAACGCGCCCATCACGTTCGCGATGCCCGGCGCGGTCTCTCCCGGCTCCGAGCTCTCTGCGGTGTCCACTAACTCGGCGGTGTCCTCATTGGTGTCAGCCATGCCGTGATCATCTCCCACGGCGATCTGGCGGTCGAGACGGACTCGCCTCTGCTGTCAGAGCTCGGGGTCACCGGCTGCTGTCGTCTGCCCGTCGTGGTCGGTCTCGCCCCACCAGCCTGCCGGGGCCGGCTCAGTCGGCAGTGGGGCGAGTTCGTCGCGGTGTCCGTCATGGCAGGAGGCGAACGGGCTGCGGTCGGGGTCGGTGAGCAGCGCCAGGTGCGGGTCGGCGTGTTGGAGCCACCAGGTCGACATGGCCATCGGCCCGTCCAGGCGGGCGGCTTCCCAGCAGCGCCACAGTGCCTCCAGGCGTGCCACGGCTTCGGGGTGTGCCCACCAGTGGGGGCACCAGGCGGCGGTGGTGCCCAGTGGCCGCCGGATCATCGGCGCGAGCCATCCGTTCACCCACTCCTCGACCGACGGGTACAGCGGCTGCTGCTGGGGGTTCTGCTCGTCCTCGTCGTGGTGGAAGGCCTCGTCCCACTCGTCGTCGTGTCCGGTCATGGTCGGGCCCTCGTGGTGCCGGGGTCATGCTCGGCGAGGCTGGCCCGCACGGTTCCGGCGTGCTGGCTGTGCATCCACGGCCGCGGCGCGGCCAAAAACGGGGGGCAGCCGGCGGCCAGCACCAGCACGCGCCCGGTGGGCATGGCCGCCAGCAGTTCGGGGGTCAGGACCTGCTCGCGGCGGGTCGAGACCGAGCGGGAGCGTGTGCCGCGGTCG
Coding sequences within:
- a CDS encoding DUF4913 domain-containing protein — its product is MTGHDDEWDEAFHHDEDEQNPQQQPLYPSVEEWVNGWLAPMIRRPLGTTAAWCPHWWAHPEAVARLEALWRCWEAARLDGPMAMSTWWLQHADPHLALLTDPDRSPFASCHDGHRDELAPLPTEPAPAGWWGETDHDGQTTAAGDPEL